One region of Eubalaena glacialis isolate mEubGla1 chromosome 6, mEubGla1.1.hap2.+ XY, whole genome shotgun sequence genomic DNA includes:
- the LOC133093737 gene encoding adenosine 3'-phospho 5'-phosphosulfate transporter 2-like has product MDLKFNSSRKYISITVPSKTQAMSPHIKSIDDTVVLGINLSRFNKLTQFFICVAGVLVFYLIYGYLQELMFSVEGFKPYGWYLTLVQFAFYSIFGLIELQLIQDKRRRIPGKTYMIIAFLTVGTMGLSNTSLGYLNYPTQVIFKCCKLIPVMLGGVFIQGKRYNVADVSAALCMSLGLIRFTLANSTVAPNFNLTGVILISLALCADDVIGNVQEKAMKLHNASNSEMVLYSYSIGFVYILLGLTCTSGLGPAVTFCSKDPVRTYGYAFLFSLTGYFGISFVLALIKIFGALFAVTVTTGRKGMTIVLSFIFFAKPFTFQYVWSGLLVILGIFLNVYSKNMDKIRLPSLYDVINKTAEVRWSGTLAQTV; this is encoded by the coding sequence ATGGATCTCAAGttcaacagctccaggaaatatATTTCTATCACTGTCCCGTCCAAAACCCAAGCAATGTCGCCACACATCAAGTCGATAGATGATACTGTAGTGCTTGGCATAAATCTCAGCAGATTTAACAAACTTACTCAATTTTTCATATGTGTTGCTGGAGTTTTGGTATTTTACCTAATTTATGGATATTTACAGGAATTAATGTTTTCAGTGGAGGGTTTTAAGCCCTATGGCTGGTACCTTACTTTAGTGCAGTTTGCATTTTACTCCATATTTGGCCTAATAGAGCTTCAGCTTATTCAGGACAAAAGGAGAAGAATACCAGGAAAAACCTACATGATAATAGCTTTTCTAACTGTGGGTACTATGGGGTTATCAAACACTTCCTTGGGCTACCTGAATTATCCTACCCAAGTCATCTTCAAGTGCTGCAAATTGATTCCTGTTATGTTAGGAGGAGTTTTTATTCAAGGAAAGCGTTACAATGTTGCTGATGTGTCTGCTGCCTTGTGCATGAGCCTCGGCCTGATACGGTTTACCCTAGCCAACAGCACAGTTGCACCAAATTTCAACCTGACAGGTGTGATCCTCATCTCCCTGGCACTATGTGCAGATGACGTCATTGGAAATGTCCAAGAGAAAGCTATGAAACTTCATAATGCTTCTAATTCAGAAATGGTTTTATATTCGTATTCAATCGGTTTTGTGTACATtttattgggattgacatgcactAGTGGATTAGGCCCTGCAGTAACATTTTGTTCAAAGGATCCAGTTCGGACCTATGGTtatgctttccttttttccctcactGGGTATTTTGGAATCTCTTTTGTTCTGgctttgattaaaatttttgGTGCACTTTTTGCTGTAACAGTGACAACGGGGAGAAAAGGAATGACCATTGTCCTTTCATTTATATTCTTTGCCAAACCATTCACATTTCAGTATGTATGGTCTGGTTTGTTAGTTATCCTTGGTATATTTCTCAATGTTTACAGCAAAAATATGGACAAAATAAGACTCCCATCGCTGTATGATGTGATAAACAAAACAGCGGAAGTGAGGTGGTCAGGGACGTTGGCACAGACTGTCTAG